Proteins encoded in a region of the Enterococcus gilvus ATCC BAA-350 genome:
- the purC gene encoding phosphoribosylaminoimidazolesuccinocarboxamide synthase → MEKTTLLYEGKAKKLFKTDDPAIVWVEYLNQATALNGAKKDQISGKGELNNQITAQIFNFLKSKGINNHFIELLSEKEQLIQTVEIIPLEVVVRNVAAGSFSKRLAIPEGTPLNRPIVEFYYKNDALEDPMIIEDHIEFLQLATTDEIAQLRKMALEVDEALTALFDSMDITLIDFKLEFGRQKDGSILLADEVSPDTCRLWDKKTKEHLDKDIYRRDLGDIIPIYQEVLNRLEKRGE, encoded by the coding sequence GTGGAAAAAACGACTTTATTGTATGAAGGCAAAGCAAAAAAATTATTTAAAACAGACGATCCAGCGATTGTTTGGGTCGAATACCTCAATCAGGCAACTGCTTTAAACGGTGCAAAAAAAGATCAAATTAGCGGTAAAGGCGAACTTAATAATCAAATCACTGCTCAAATCTTTAATTTTTTAAAAAGTAAAGGAATCAACAATCACTTTATCGAACTACTGTCGGAGAAGGAGCAATTGATTCAGACGGTCGAGATCATTCCATTGGAAGTAGTGGTAAGGAATGTGGCAGCGGGAAGTTTTTCAAAACGATTGGCTATACCAGAGGGAACCCCACTGAATAGACCCATCGTAGAATTTTATTATAAAAACGATGCGCTGGAAGATCCAATGATCATTGAGGACCATATTGAATTCCTGCAACTTGCAACGACGGATGAGATTGCCCAGTTGAGAAAAATGGCTTTAGAAGTCGACGAAGCGTTGACGGCGCTATTTGACTCGATGGATATTACGCTGATTGACTTTAAATTAGAGTTTGGTCGTCAGAAAGATGGGTCGATTTTACTAGCAGATGAAGTTTCTCCGGATACTTGCCGTTTATGGGACAAGAAAACGAAGGAACATTTAGACAAAGATATTTATCGTCGTGACTTAGGAGATATTATCCCGATATACCAAGAAGTACTAAATAGATTAGAAAAGCGAGGAGAATAA
- the purS gene encoding phosphoribosylformylglycinamidine synthase subunit PurS has protein sequence MYFVKVYVTYKDSVLDPQGEAVKGAVHRLGYDEIEEVRIGKYFEIKVAKNDRPVEEMIEEVCDKLLANVNMETYRYEILTAEEV, from the coding sequence ATGTATTTTGTGAAAGTTTATGTTACGTATAAGGATTCTGTGTTAGACCCCCAAGGAGAAGCAGTAAAGGGTGCGGTTCATCGTTTAGGCTATGATGAGATCGAAGAAGTACGTATCGGGAAATATTTTGAAATCAAAGTGGCGAAAAATGACCGCCCTGTAGAAGAAATGATTGAAGAAGTTTGTGACAAATTATTAGCCAACGTAAACATGGAGACGTATCGCTACGAAATTTTGACAGCGGAGGAAGTGTAG
- the purM gene encoding phosphoribosylformylglycinamidine cyclo-ligase, with protein sequence MGNAYSRAGVDVEAGYEVVERIKKHVKRTERLGVMGAIGGFGGCFDLSQFDVKEPVLVSGTDGVGTKLMVAIQADKHDTIGIDCVAMCVNDIVAQGAEPLYFLDYIATGKNIPARLEQVVAGVAEGCVQAGAALIGGETAEMPGMYGEDDYDLAGFTVGIAEKSQMITGEKISEGDILVGLPSSGIHSNGYSLVRKIFFETNHFSYDEKLPELSGTLSDEILTPTKIYVDAVMPLIKKELVNGIAHVTGGGFVENLPRMLPDALACEIHLDAWPVLPIFDALAKYGKIPEMEMYEIFNMGIGMVLAVSPEKLDAVKADLTERNEAFFLIGKVTKKEEAAILFKGKKI encoded by the coding sequence GTGGGAAATGCATATTCCAGAGCTGGTGTAGATGTTGAGGCCGGTTATGAAGTAGTGGAGCGTATCAAAAAGCATGTGAAAAGGACCGAAAGATTAGGCGTCATGGGTGCCATCGGCGGATTTGGCGGCTGTTTTGACTTGAGCCAATTCGATGTAAAAGAGCCTGTTCTAGTCTCAGGAACAGACGGGGTCGGAACAAAATTGATGGTAGCGATTCAGGCGGACAAACATGATACGATCGGGATCGATTGTGTCGCTATGTGTGTGAACGATATCGTAGCACAAGGAGCAGAACCGTTATACTTTCTAGATTACATCGCAACAGGAAAAAATATACCCGCGCGATTGGAACAAGTGGTTGCTGGTGTTGCGGAAGGCTGTGTGCAAGCAGGAGCAGCCTTGATCGGTGGAGAAACTGCTGAGATGCCGGGAATGTATGGTGAAGACGATTATGATCTTGCAGGTTTTACAGTGGGAATCGCTGAGAAAAGCCAAATGATCACCGGCGAGAAAATTTCGGAGGGCGACATCTTAGTTGGTTTGCCTTCTTCAGGAATTCATTCAAATGGCTACTCCTTAGTTCGGAAAATTTTCTTCGAAACGAATCATTTTTCATACGACGAGAAGCTGCCGGAGCTTTCTGGCACTCTCAGCGATGAAATTTTGACACCAACAAAGATTTATGTTGACGCAGTAATGCCTCTGATCAAAAAGGAATTAGTGAATGGGATCGCCCATGTGACGGGTGGCGGCTTTGTAGAAAATTTACCAAGAATGCTGCCGGACGCATTGGCCTGCGAGATCCACTTAGATGCGTGGCCTGTTTTACCGATCTTTGACGCGCTAGCAAAGTACGGAAAAATTCCTGAAATGGAAATGTACGAAATTTTCAATATGGGGATTGGAATGGTCTTGGCTGTTTCTCCAGAAAAATTAGACGCTGTCAAAGCGGATCTCACTGAACGAAACGAAGCCTTCTTTCTAATCGGCAAAGTGACGAAAAAAGAGGAAGCAGCGATTCTTTTCAAAGGGAAAAAAATATGA
- the purD gene encoding phosphoribosylamine--glycine ligase — protein sequence MKVLIIGSGGREHAIAKKMLESPKVTDVFCAKGNPGMKKDGIQRLDIAEDDHEALISFAKEQGIAWTFVGPEIPLLNGIVDDFQKAGLKIFGPNRAAAMIEGSKEFAKKLMVNNQIPTAEYEAFTDYEAACAYVREKGAPIVIKADGLAAGKGVTVALTLDDALQALKEMMTDHRFGESGDKVVVEEFLAGEEFSLLAFVKDEEVYPMVIAQDHKRAYDGDQGPNTGGMGAYSPVPQISSEIVTSALEKIVKPAALGMIKNDTPFTGILYAGLIATEKGPKVIEFNARFGDPETQVVLPRLTSDLAQIIDDLLNNCKPELTWSERASVGVVLAAEGYPNDYKKGMDIPTFNDQVTVYYAGVADKNEAIVASGGRVLLVEAEADTIEAAQKKVYQALDEATTKNYFYRRDIGDKSK from the coding sequence ATGAAGGTATTAATTATTGGCAGCGGCGGACGTGAACATGCGATTGCGAAAAAAATGCTGGAAAGTCCAAAGGTAACAGATGTCTTTTGTGCAAAGGGCAATCCTGGCATGAAAAAGGACGGGATTCAGCGCCTCGATATTGCAGAAGATGATCACGAAGCGCTGATCTCATTTGCAAAAGAACAGGGCATCGCTTGGACCTTTGTAGGACCTGAGATTCCGCTATTAAATGGGATCGTGGATGATTTCCAAAAAGCTGGATTAAAAATATTTGGTCCGAATAGAGCAGCCGCAATGATCGAGGGTTCCAAGGAATTCGCGAAAAAACTCATGGTGAACAATCAAATCCCGACGGCGGAGTACGAAGCCTTTACTGACTATGAGGCAGCGTGCGCGTATGTCAGAGAAAAAGGCGCACCCATCGTCATCAAAGCGGATGGGTTGGCAGCGGGCAAAGGCGTTACTGTTGCACTCACCTTAGACGATGCGTTGCAAGCATTGAAAGAAATGATGACGGATCATCGCTTCGGTGAGAGTGGTGACAAAGTCGTGGTGGAAGAATTTTTAGCGGGGGAAGAATTTTCACTACTCGCATTTGTAAAGGACGAAGAAGTCTATCCAATGGTCATCGCTCAGGACCACAAACGTGCTTATGACGGCGATCAAGGTCCAAATACTGGTGGGATGGGGGCCTATTCACCAGTCCCTCAAATTTCTTCAGAGATAGTAACGTCTGCGTTAGAAAAAATAGTCAAGCCAGCAGCTTTAGGAATGATCAAAAACGATACGCCCTTTACAGGAATCTTATATGCTGGACTGATCGCGACAGAAAAAGGGCCAAAAGTCATTGAATTCAATGCTCGCTTTGGTGATCCTGAAACACAGGTTGTCCTGCCTCGACTGACAAGTGATCTTGCACAGATCATTGATGATCTGCTGAACAATTGTAAGCCAGAGCTGACTTGGAGCGAACGAGCGTCCGTGGGCGTCGTATTGGCGGCAGAAGGCTATCCGAATGACTATAAAAAAGGGATGGATATACCAACCTTTAATGACCAAGTGACCGTTTATTATGCAGGAGTCGCTGATAAGAATGAAGCAATCGTGGCTTCAGGCGGACGAGTACTCTTAGTAGAAGCAGAAGCCGACACGATTGAAGCAGCGCAAAAGAAAGTATACCAAGCGTTGGATGAAGCTACTACCAAAAACTATTTTTATCGCCGGGATATTGGTGATAAATCAAAATAA
- the purF gene encoding amidophosphoribosyltransferase, with protein MSNEVKSLNEECGVFGIWGHPDAARVTYFGLHSLQHRGQEGAGIVSNDSGKLMSTRGLGLLSEVFKDERQLNQLTGQAAIGHVRYATAGNSSVDNIQPFLFNFYDGDFALAHNGNLTNAKSLRKELEIDGAIFHSNSDTEILMHLIRRSQKETLCERMKEALNTVKGGFAYLMLTEESMVAALDPNGFRPLSIGQMVNGAYVVASETCALEVVGATFIQDVNPGEIITINDEGLKVEHFTKETQHAICSMEYIYFARPDSNIAGVNVHSARKNMGRILSQEDGIDADMVVGVPNSSLSAASGYAEESGIPYEMGLVKNQYVARTFIQPTQELREQGVRMKLSAVRGVVEGKRVIMVDDSIVRGTTSRRIVNLLKEAGAKEVHVRIASPPLRYPCFYGIDIQTRKELIAANHSIEEIRELIGADSLSFLSEEGLINAIGLHFDAPYSGLCMAYFNGDYPTPLYDYEAHYQATLKEKTSFV; from the coding sequence ATGTCTAATGAAGTAAAAAGTTTAAATGAAGAGTGTGGCGTTTTCGGCATCTGGGGTCACCCAGATGCTGCACGCGTCACTTATTTTGGCTTGCATAGTTTGCAGCACCGTGGTCAAGAAGGTGCTGGAATCGTTAGTAATGACAGCGGCAAATTAATGAGTACTCGTGGTCTAGGATTGTTGTCTGAAGTCTTTAAAGATGAGCGTCAATTAAACCAGTTAACAGGGCAAGCAGCGATTGGTCATGTGCGCTATGCGACGGCAGGAAACAGCAGTGTCGATAATATCCAGCCTTTTTTATTCAATTTCTATGATGGGGATTTTGCGTTAGCTCATAATGGAAATTTGACCAATGCAAAAAGTTTGCGAAAGGAATTGGAAATTGATGGAGCCATCTTCCATTCAAACTCTGATACTGAAATTTTGATGCACTTGATTCGCCGCAGTCAAAAGGAAACATTGTGTGAACGAATGAAGGAGGCCCTAAACACGGTCAAGGGCGGCTTCGCTTACCTGATGCTGACAGAAGAATCGATGGTGGCGGCACTTGATCCTAACGGCTTTCGCCCGTTGTCTATTGGACAAATGGTCAATGGCGCGTATGTCGTAGCATCGGAAACGTGTGCGCTGGAAGTCGTTGGCGCCACGTTTATTCAAGATGTGAATCCAGGCGAGATCATCACGATCAACGATGAAGGCCTAAAAGTCGAACATTTTACGAAAGAGACACAACACGCCATTTGTTCAATGGAATATATTTATTTTGCCCGTCCCGATTCAAACATTGCTGGCGTGAACGTTCACAGTGCGCGCAAAAACATGGGGCGCATTTTATCACAGGAAGACGGCATTGACGCAGATATGGTGGTGGGTGTGCCAAATTCATCCTTATCAGCGGCAAGCGGCTATGCAGAAGAATCAGGCATCCCCTATGAAATGGGGTTAGTAAAAAATCAATATGTCGCCAGAACGTTTATCCAGCCAACTCAAGAATTGCGGGAGCAAGGGGTGCGGATGAAGCTTTCGGCTGTCCGAGGTGTCGTTGAGGGCAAACGAGTTATTATGGTGGATGACTCGATCGTCCGCGGGACAACGAGCCGTCGCATCGTAAACTTATTAAAAGAAGCAGGTGCGAAGGAAGTTCACGTGCGCATTGCTTCGCCTCCTTTGCGCTATCCTTGTTTTTACGGGATTGACATACAAACCCGCAAAGAGCTGATTGCGGCCAATCATTCAATTGAAGAAATTCGCGAACTGATCGGTGCAGATTCTCTTTCTTTTTTAAGTGAAGAAGGACTGATCAACGCTATTGGGTTACATTTTGACGCACCCTATTCAGGGTTGTGCATGGCCTATTTTAACGGAGACTATCCGACACCGTTATACGATTATGAGGCACATTACCAAGCAACACTGAAGGAAAAGACTTCGTTTGTTTAA
- the purL gene encoding phosphoribosylformylglycinamidine synthase subunit PurL: MMKVEPTAQEIKDQRIYAGWGLTDEEYRLISEDILGRLPNYTETGLFSVMWSEHCSYKNSKPVLRKFPTEGAQVLQGPGEGAGIVDIGDGQAVVFKAESHNHPSAVEPYEGAATGVGGIIRDIFSMGARPIAILDSLRFGELTTARTKYLLEEIVAGISGYGNCIGIPTVGGEVAFDACYEGNPLVNAMCVGLIDHKDIQKGQAKGVGNSIMYVGAKTGRDGIHGATFASEEFVEGEEQQRSAVQVGDPFMEKLLLEACLELILEHSDILVGIQDMGAAGLVSSSSEMASKAGSGLKLYLDDVPQRETQMTPYEMMLSESQERMLICVEQGHEEEVVALFKRYELDAVTIGEVTDDGMYSLYHHGEEVANLPVDALAEDAPVYENEKREPARIQEFAAMADFEPEVSDGTETLLALLQQPTIASKRMIYETYDSQVRTNTVVRPGSDAAVLRVRGTNKALAMTTDCNARYLYLNPEVGGQIAVAEAARNIIASGGQPLAITDCLNYGSPEKPEGFWELWTSADGISAACRTLNTPVISGNVSMYNETNGKAIYPTPMIGMVGLIEDLAHITTQEFKNADDLIYIVGETKDDFNGTEIQKMQTGKIEGKLMDFDLAVEKANQDFVLAAIKAGLIESAHDCAEGGLAVAIAESAFTNHLGVEIAVDMPIETLFAETQSRFVLSVNPEKQADFEALAGKKALKVGKVTNSGNLRMSAVGGEITVATEEAEKLWEEAIPCLMK; this comes from the coding sequence ATGATGAAAGTTGAACCTACAGCTCAAGAGATCAAAGATCAGCGCATTTATGCTGGATGGGGGTTGACTGATGAGGAATATCGCCTGATTTCCGAGGACATCCTTGGCCGCCTTCCGAATTATACAGAAACGGGCTTATTTTCTGTTATGTGGAGCGAGCATTGTTCGTATAAAAATTCGAAGCCTGTATTACGCAAGTTCCCAACAGAGGGGGCGCAAGTGTTGCAAGGACCTGGAGAAGGTGCTGGGATCGTGGACATTGGTGATGGACAAGCGGTTGTTTTTAAAGCAGAAAGCCACAATCATCCTTCCGCAGTCGAACCATATGAGGGGGCAGCAACAGGTGTCGGCGGGATCATTCGCGACATTTTCAGTATGGGTGCCCGTCCGATCGCTATTTTAGATTCATTGCGTTTCGGTGAGTTGACTACCGCTCGTACGAAGTATTTATTAGAAGAAATCGTTGCAGGAATCAGTGGTTATGGGAATTGTATCGGTATTCCGACTGTCGGCGGAGAAGTGGCATTCGATGCTTGTTATGAGGGAAATCCATTAGTCAATGCGATGTGTGTGGGCTTGATCGACCATAAGGATATCCAAAAAGGCCAAGCAAAGGGCGTTGGCAATTCGATCATGTACGTTGGGGCTAAAACGGGTCGAGATGGTATTCATGGCGCAACGTTTGCTTCTGAAGAATTTGTTGAAGGGGAAGAACAACAGCGTTCGGCCGTTCAAGTAGGCGATCCCTTCATGGAAAAACTTTTATTAGAGGCATGCTTGGAATTGATCTTAGAGCATTCAGATATTTTGGTCGGAATCCAAGACATGGGAGCGGCCGGCTTGGTTTCTTCTAGTTCAGAGATGGCTTCAAAAGCCGGCTCTGGGTTAAAACTGTACTTGGATGATGTCCCGCAACGAGAAACACAGATGACCCCTTACGAAATGATGCTTTCGGAATCACAGGAGCGGATGCTGATTTGTGTGGAACAAGGGCATGAAGAGGAAGTTGTTGCATTGTTCAAACGCTATGAGTTGGATGCAGTGACTATCGGTGAGGTAACGGATGACGGGATGTACAGCTTGTATCATCACGGAGAGGAAGTCGCGAATTTGCCCGTTGATGCATTGGCTGAAGATGCGCCTGTGTATGAAAATGAAAAACGCGAACCCGCACGTATCCAAGAATTCGCAGCGATGGCTGATTTTGAACCAGAAGTTTCCGATGGAACAGAAACATTATTGGCGTTATTGCAGCAGCCGACGATCGCTTCAAAGAGAATGATCTATGAGACCTATGATTCTCAGGTTCGAACAAATACGGTTGTCAGACCCGGGAGTGACGCGGCTGTTTTACGGGTTCGTGGAACAAATAAAGCCTTGGCGATGACGACTGACTGTAATGCCCGGTACTTGTATTTGAACCCTGAAGTAGGCGGTCAAATCGCAGTTGCTGAAGCAGCACGTAATATTATTGCTTCTGGCGGACAGCCTTTGGCGATCACGGACTGTTTAAATTACGGTTCTCCAGAAAAACCAGAAGGCTTCTGGGAATTGTGGACTTCGGCAGACGGTATTTCAGCGGCTTGTCGTACATTGAATACACCAGTTATTTCAGGAAATGTGTCCATGTACAATGAGACGAACGGGAAAGCGATTTACCCAACACCAATGATTGGTATGGTGGGCTTGATCGAGGACTTAGCTCACATTACGACTCAGGAGTTCAAGAATGCGGACGACTTGATCTATATTGTTGGCGAAACAAAGGACGATTTCAATGGAACTGAAATTCAAAAAATGCAAACAGGAAAAATTGAAGGAAAATTGATGGACTTTGATCTCGCTGTCGAAAAAGCAAATCAAGACTTCGTTCTTGCTGCGATCAAAGCGGGTCTCATTGAAAGTGCTCATGACTGTGCAGAGGGCGGATTGGCAGTAGCCATCGCTGAGTCAGCATTCACGAATCATTTAGGTGTTGAGATTGCTGTTGATATGCCTATCGAAACCCTTTTTGCAGAAACTCAATCTCGTTTTGTTCTATCGGTAAATCCAGAGAAGCAAGCGGACTTTGAGGCTTTAGCAGGGAAGAAAGCTTTGAAGGTCGGCAAGGTGACGAATTCCGGGAACCTACGCATGAGCGCTGTGGGCGGTGAGATCACAGTCGCTACAGAGGAAGCTGAAAAATTATGGGAGGAAGCCATTCCATGTCTAATGAAGTAA
- the purH gene encoding bifunctional phosphoribosylaminoimidazolecarboxamide formyltransferase/IMP cyclohydrolase, whose translation MTRALISVSDKTGIVEFTKGLIDAGIEIISTGGTKKVLDDAGLSTLSIDEVTGFPEMMDGRVKTLHPKIHGGLLGRRDLASHLEAMQAQDILPIDFVCVNLYPFKETISKADVTEAEAIENIDIGGPSMLRSAAKNFASVTVVVDPEDYSLVLAEMKSNQATTLETRKRLAAKVFRHTAAYDALIAEYLTNRVEELEPEKMTLTYELKQTLRYGENSHQTAAFYQNARPVSYSIASAEQLHGKELSYNNIKDADAAIRIAREFSDPTVVALKHMNPCGIGSGRTIAEAYQFAYEADPTSIFGGILVANREIDLETAEEMHKLFLEIIIAPSFSKEAFDVLSSKKNLRLMTLDFSNTNSDQQEVVSVLGGLLVQEQDVVTEIPEEWEVATDRKPTDEELKALAFAWKAVKHVKSNAIVVANAHQTVGVGAGQMNRVGSVKIALEEAKGRMEGAVLASDAYFPMDDSVEYAAQHGIKAIVQPGGSIRDKDSIAMANKYGVAMVFTGVRHFKH comes from the coding sequence ATGACAAGAGCATTGATTAGTGTTTCAGATAAAACCGGAATTGTAGAATTTACTAAAGGATTGATTGACGCAGGGATTGAGATTATTTCTACGGGCGGGACTAAAAAAGTACTAGACGATGCCGGACTATCGACCTTGAGTATTGACGAAGTTACTGGTTTTCCAGAAATGATGGACGGCCGCGTGAAGACGCTGCATCCAAAAATCCATGGTGGGTTATTAGGCCGCCGCGATCTAGCAAGTCATTTAGAGGCAATGCAGGCGCAGGATATTCTGCCGATTGATTTTGTTTGCGTAAATCTCTATCCATTTAAAGAAACGATCTCTAAAGCAGACGTCACGGAGGCAGAAGCGATTGAGAACATTGATATCGGCGGGCCAAGCATGCTTCGTTCCGCTGCGAAAAACTTCGCATCGGTAACGGTCGTTGTTGATCCAGAAGATTATTCACTTGTGTTAGCAGAAATGAAAAGTAATCAGGCGACTACGTTAGAAACGCGGAAACGTTTAGCGGCGAAAGTTTTCCGTCACACTGCGGCCTACGATGCCTTAATCGCAGAATACTTAACGAATCGTGTAGAAGAGCTGGAACCAGAAAAAATGACGTTGACCTATGAGCTGAAGCAAACGCTGCGGTATGGGGAAAATAGTCATCAAACGGCTGCTTTTTATCAAAATGCCCGACCGGTTTCTTATTCGATTGCCAGTGCGGAACAATTACACGGGAAAGAATTGTCCTACAATAATATTAAGGATGCCGATGCGGCTATTCGTATTGCCAGAGAATTTTCCGACCCTACTGTAGTGGCACTGAAGCATATGAATCCATGTGGGATCGGTAGCGGCCGAACGATTGCAGAGGCGTATCAATTTGCATATGAGGCAGACCCTACTTCTATCTTTGGCGGTATCTTAGTCGCAAACCGCGAAATCGACCTAGAAACAGCAGAAGAAATGCACAAGCTATTTTTAGAAATTATTATTGCTCCAAGCTTCAGCAAGGAAGCCTTTGACGTATTATCAAGCAAGAAAAACCTGCGCTTAATGACGTTGGATTTCAGCAACACGAACAGCGATCAGCAAGAAGTGGTGTCTGTTCTAGGCGGCTTGCTTGTTCAAGAGCAAGATGTTGTGACAGAAATTCCAGAAGAATGGGAAGTAGCTACAGATCGGAAACCAACAGACGAAGAGCTGAAGGCATTGGCATTTGCTTGGAAAGCCGTGAAGCATGTAAAATCGAATGCGATCGTTGTCGCAAACGCTCATCAAACTGTCGGCGTTGGTGCAGGTCAAATGAATCGAGTAGGCTCCGTAAAAATTGCTCTTGAAGAGGCAAAAGGCCGGATGGAAGGGGCAGTTTTAGCGAGTGATGCTTATTTCCCAATGGATGACAGTGTAGAATACGCGGCACAGCATGGAATCAAGGCGATTGTTCAGCCGGGTGGAAGTATTCGTGACAAGGATTCAATCGCGATGGCTAATAAATATGGTGTAGCGATGGTCTTCACTGGCGTTCGTCATTTCAAACATTAA
- the purN gene encoding phosphoribosylglycinamide formyltransferase, whose product MRIAVLASGNGSNFEVIAQAVKDKEIPAELVLLFSDHRDAYVLERGKKFSIPCESFELKEFPDKKSYEAALLKKLKDHEVELVVLAGYMRIIGEDLLTAFPNRIVNIHPALLPDFPGLHGIRDAYEAGVKETGVTIHYVDRGVDTGPIIAQGKVSVAETDSLSDLETKIHAVEHQLYPQVLAEIVKESDN is encoded by the coding sequence ATGAGAATAGCCGTTTTAGCTTCAGGAAATGGGTCGAACTTTGAAGTGATCGCTCAGGCCGTCAAAGATAAAGAGATCCCGGCCGAGTTGGTTTTGCTGTTTTCTGATCATCGCGATGCCTATGTGTTAGAACGAGGAAAGAAATTTTCGATTCCTTGTGAGAGCTTCGAGTTGAAAGAGTTTCCTGATAAGAAAAGTTACGAAGCAGCCCTGTTAAAGAAATTGAAGGATCACGAGGTTGAATTGGTCGTATTAGCGGGGTATATGCGCATTATCGGCGAAGACTTGTTAACAGCATTTCCGAATCGAATCGTCAATATCCATCCAGCCCTGCTCCCTGATTTTCCAGGTTTACACGGGATCAGAGACGCCTATGAGGCAGGGGTAAAGGAAACAGGCGTGACGATTCACTATGTCGATCGCGGCGTGGACACAGGACCGATCATTGCTCAAGGGAAAGTATCTGTTGCTGAAACAGACAGCTTGAGTGATTTAGAAACGAAGATCCATGCAGTTGAACACCAGCTTTACCCTCAGGTTTTAGCAGAAATTGTAAAAGAATCTGACAACTGA
- the purQ gene encoding phosphoribosylformylglycinamidine synthase subunit PurQ, with amino-acid sequence MKFAVIVFPGSNCDLDMYWAMKEIMGADCEYVRYDSDSLEGFDGVLLPGGFSYGDYLRCGAIARFAAIMSEVIRFAEEGKPVFGTCNGFQILTEAGLLPGALRRNDSLKFISKITPLTVVNNQTKFTSEYEANETIQIPVAHGEGSYYCDEKTLAELKANDQIVFTYEGENINGSVANIAGITNKAGNVLGMMPHPERAMETLLGSDDGKKFFASILTNFGKVTAN; translated from the coding sequence ATGAAATTTGCAGTCATTGTATTTCCCGGTTCAAATTGTGATTTGGATATGTACTGGGCAATGAAGGAAATCATGGGAGCAGATTGCGAGTATGTTCGATATGATTCCGACAGTCTAGAAGGGTTTGATGGCGTATTGCTTCCAGGCGGATTCTCTTATGGAGACTACTTACGCTGCGGTGCAATCGCTCGGTTTGCGGCGATCATGTCGGAGGTTATTCGGTTTGCTGAAGAAGGAAAGCCTGTTTTTGGGACCTGTAATGGGTTTCAGATCTTGACAGAAGCTGGTCTTTTACCTGGTGCGCTGCGTCGCAATGATTCCTTGAAATTTATCAGCAAGATCACACCACTCACTGTTGTGAATAACCAAACAAAATTTACTTCTGAATATGAAGCGAATGAAACGATCCAAATTCCTGTTGCCCACGGTGAAGGAAGCTATTATTGCGATGAAAAAACTTTGGCTGAGCTAAAGGCGAACGATCAAATCGTCTTCACTTATGAAGGTGAAAACATCAACGGAAGTGTCGCAAATATCGCAGGGATCACGAACAAGGCAGGAAATGTCTTAGGAATGATGCCGCATCCAGAACGAGCAATGGAGACATTACTGGGTTCTGATGACGGAAAGAAATTCTTCGCTTCAATACTAACTAATTTTGGAAAGGTGACTGCAAACTAA